A single region of the Schizosaccharomyces osmophilus chromosome 3, complete sequence genome encodes:
- the rhp1602 gene encoding DNA translocase Rhp16b: MPNMADNGHKQRDYIKQATANEKRSTKPHRETTSQHSSGLDNLEDLAKNLPNLTPKPASPSKTKHSSNTRALQSLGKQEIDVDSTKDELPTISPEKIDAIFSPKPKPTKWTKESPVKIPLKTPSQPKISKIGKEHWDIDPFAPIPVNSSAWKSSYNKNIKKASKLPSENPASDAFVIQTPKNDAPTWLNTPVQPRTPSSPMSTPPRRNYGSPKVSSQEYVDPLKTQDILKDLFAGSLAETEPNSDQEKELFIKGLKLSLLPHQIQGLRWLKRRENGDRDGVQNPTSKKKQALKELKSYGGILADDMGLGKTIQTISLILSHPYHDESLETTDETEKSIKPCRSTLVVAPLSLIKQWEEEVHSKSNLKALVYHGANRKRDLDHVHDYDVVITTYQTLVSENAPEKKDEGSKNTLNLLSFFWWRVILDEAHTIKNKASKTSVSCCSLMSRNRWCLTGTPLQNNLDEIFSLIKFLRIQPLNDAATWKEQITRPVTQGKGQLAVERLRAFLSVIMLRRTKKVLQQSSGRLEDGGLMKLPKRIVEKVSCQFSEREKDLYHSLEKKSENTMSEFIKTGELNKNYTNVLCLLLRLRQACNHPKLISTHLRNDADALSVSTMKFNGKDPLPDQAVDDVAAMLEGIGIGHKSKVRCEICYTVLPQNTSVSICNNCLANIQKLSDNPSEVAMDQEVYMSSKVKKILWLLKGDAKSEEEGKRAPSGKSIIFSQFTTFLDILEPHLVASNIKFVRYDGKMTNPAREESLRKLSDDSEVRVLLCSLKCGALGLNLTCANRVILSDVWWNPAIEDQAIDRVHRIGQKRDVFVYKLVINGSIEERIVTLQEQKRLIAEGALGDSKSKVKSGKLSMSDLLYLFHKQTELD; this comes from the exons ATGCCAAATATGGCAGACAATGGTCATAAACAAAGGGATTATATAAAACAAGCTACTGCTAATGAAAAGCGCTCTACCAAGCCTCACAGAGAAACGACAAGTCAGCATTCGAGTGGACTAGACAATCTTGAAGACCTCGCAAAAAATCTGCCGAATTTGACACCAAAGCCCGCAAGTCcttcaaaaaccaaacaTTCTTCGAACACACGCGCCTTGCAAAGCTTAGGGAAACAGGAAATAGATGTAGATTCAACAAAGGATGAATTACCTACTATATCACCAGAGAAGATAGATGCCATTTTCTctccaaaaccaaaaccgACAAAATGGACAAAGGAAAGTCCTGTAAAAATACCGTTAAAGACGCCTTCTCaaccaaaaatttcaaagatTGGCAAAGAGCATTGGGATATAGACCCATTTGCTCCTATTCCAGTAAATTCTTCTGCATGGAAATCTTCTTACAATAAGAACATTAAGAAAGCAAGCAAGCTTCCTTCGGAAAACCCCGCTAGCGATGCTTTTGTCATTCAGACACCAAAGAACGACGCACCAACATGGTTGAATACGCCGGTCCAACCAAGGACGCCTAGTTCTCCAATGTCTACGCCTCCGCGAAGAAACTATGGATCACCGAAAGTTTCTTCACAGGAGTACGTTGATCCTCTAAAGACTCAGGATATTCTGAAAGACCTCTTTGCAGGATCACTCGCCGAAACCGAACCAAATTCTGACCAGGAGAAGGAGCTCTTTATCAAAGGATTAAAGCTATCTTTACTACCTCACCAAATTCAAGGTCTACGCTGGCTGAAGAGACGGGAAAATGGTGACCGTGATGGCGTGCAAAATCCTACGTCAAAA aaaaaacaagctcTAAAAGAACTTAAATCCTATGGTGGTATTCTTGCTGATGAT ATGGGTCTAGGGAAAACTATACAGACAATTTCACTAATTCTATCTCATCCATATCACGATGAATCTTTAGAGACTACTGATGAAACAGAGAAGTCTATTAAGCCTTGTCGATCTACTTTGGTGGTTGCTCCTTTAAGTTTGATAAAACAGTGGGAAGAAGAGGTTCACAGTAAAAGTAACCTAAAGGCTTTGGTGTATCATGGTGCAAACAGAAAGAGAGATTTAGATCATGTACATGATTATGATGTGGTCATCACTACATACCAGACGCTCGTTTCAGAAAACGCACCCGAGAAGAAAGATGAGGGCTCCAAAAATACGTTGAACttgctttccttcttttggtGGAGGGTCATCCTAGACGAAGCCCATACAATTAAGAATAAGGCGTCCAAAACTTCTGTCTCATGTTGCTCTTTAATGAGTAGAAACCGTTGGTGTCTTACTGGTACGCCACTACAAAACAATCTGGATGAGATTTTCTCGTTAATTAAGTTTTTGAGGATACAGCCTCTGAACGACGCAGCCACCTGGAAAGAACAGATTACACGTCCAGTTACCCAAGGGAAAGGACAATTGGCTGTCGAGCGCTTGCGTGCATTTCTTTCCGTCATTATGTTGCGAAGGACAAAAAAAGTACTTCAACAATCATCTGGCAGACTTGAAGACGGTGGGCTGATGAAGCTACCCAAGCGAATAGTTGAGAAAGTCAGTTGCCAGTTCAGCGAACGTGAAAAAGACTTGTATCATTCActagagaagaaaagtgAAAATACCATGTCGGAATTTATAAAGACAGGTGAGCTCAACAAAAATTACACAAATGTCCTCTGCTTACTTCTCCGTTTACGACAAGCATGTAATCACCCAAAGCTTATAAGCACGCATTTACGGAATGATGCTGATGCTCTTTCTGTTTCTACAATGAAATTTAATGGTAAGGATCCTCTTCCTGACCAAGCTGTCGATGATGTCGCCGCTATGCTAGAAGGGATTGGTATCGGTCACAAAAGTAAAGTTCGTTGCGAAATATGTTATACGGTACTTCCCCAAAATACGAGTGTTTCGATTTGCAATAATTGCCTGGCGAACatacaaaagctttctGATAATCCTTCAGAGGTAGCTATGGATCAAGAAGTGTACATGTCATccaaagtaaaaaagattctttgGCTTTTGAAGGGAGATGCAAaatctgaagaagaaggaaagcgTGCACCATCCGGAAAGTCCATTATATTCTCTCAATTCACAACCTTCCTTGATATCCTTGAGCCACATCTAGTTGCTTCAAATATCAAATTCGTTCGTTACGATGGAAAAATGACCAACCCTGCTCGTGAGGAATCGTTGCGAAAACTAAGTGATGATAGCGAAGTACGCGTTTTACTGTGTTCTTTGAAGTGTGGAGCACTAGGCTTAAATTTAACCTGTGCTAATCGTGTAATTCTCTCCGATGTATGGTGGAATCCGGCAATTGAAGACCAGGCTATCGATCGGGTGCATAGAATTGGGCAAAAAAGGGatgtgtttgtttacaagctGGTTATAAATGGTAGcatagaagaaagaattgtcACATTGCAAGAACAAAAACGATTAATTGCAGAAGGTGCTTTGGGAGACAGCAaatcaaaagtaaaatcaGGGAAACTATCGATGAGCGACCTTTTGTACCTCTTCCATAAACAAACTGAATTGGACTAA
- the pex11 gene encoding peroxisomal biogenesis factor 11, with protein MAVIFETAQYAHVLRMLNSMSARDKSFRTLQFVAKLLAWRLYYNGSSLESVNKWDSLESQISFARKLFSIGKVFDYLSKSYFGSLQIKNPVSSSEAALPSIQLTRDLAFTGYSAMELIGWLQKTNLVKCPNHKYVSTLSKQFLAAALLSSCFAGVYNYQKISEHLKSIQASDSGKTKHEASVESLTKEKNDVVYFAIQNALDALIPLAELDIVKLDEGVVAMTGITTSLMGLYKTWLN; from the exons ATGGCAGTTATTTTTGAGACAGCTCAATATGCACACGTTTTACGC ATGTTAAATTCTATGTCTGCTAGAGACAAG TCTTTTAGAACCTTGCAATTTGTTGCAAAGCTTCTGGCTTGGCGCCTGTACTACAATGGAAGCTCTTTGGAATCCGTAAATAAGTGGGACTCTTTAGAATctcaaatttcttttgctagAAAACTGTTCAGTATCGGCAAGGTTTTTGATTATCTTTCCAAGTCTTATTTCGGCAgtcttcaaataaaaaatccagtttcttcttctgaagcTGCTCTCCCTTCCATTCAACTGACTAGAGATCTTGCTTTTACTGGTTATTCTGCAATGGAATTAATCGGTTGGTTACAAAAGACAAATTTAGTCAAGTGTCCCAACCACAAATACGTTTCTACCTTGAGTAAGCAATTTTTAGCTGCCGCCTTGCTTTCCTCTTGCTTCGCAGGCGTATATAATTACCAAAAGATTTCTGAACATTTGAAATCAATTCAAGCTTCCGATTCCGGTAAAACGAAACATGAAGCATCTGTTGAATCTTTAACGAA GGAAAAAAACGATGTCGTCTACTTCGCCATCCAAAATGCTCTGGATGCTTTAATTCCTCTGGCTGAGTTGGATATCGTAAAGTTGGATGAGGGTGTTGTCGCTATGACTGGTATTACCACAAGCTTAATGGGTCTCTATAAGACTTGGTTAAATTAA
- the alt1 gene encoding alanine aminotransferase Alt1, whose protein sequence is MHSHNYLPNAFSNVSNLNQQVLKVNYAVRGPLTVLAEKIQNDLLENRDAYPFQDIIYANIGNPHQFGQLPITFLRQVLSICQYPALLNHTHEPWFKNIYPSDVVERAGLLLKDTGGVGAYSDSQGIPIVRKHVAEYIQERDNYACHPDDIYLTSGATQGAKLIMTLLISGPSEGAMLPSPQYPLYGALMDLLRGKCVSYYLSEKDDWNVDIEQFKHAYEEESKKGTNIRLCVFINPGNPTGTCISEECIEDVLRFAKKKGLVIISDEVYQNNVFRKKFTSFRKVLCDLETREPNSDWGRVSLVCINSVSKGQFGECGQRGGYIDIINVPSFVKEQILKLATIDICAPVTGQLLVDLLVRPPKVGEPSYELYSQEIKKIHKDMEKQCEFLYEATKRMKYVTCQEPHGAMYLHPNIILPEKFVREANENNVQPDELYCLYILQRTGICLVPGTGLGQKENDYHVRITFLAKGSEYVERLIEAHNAVMDEYED, encoded by the coding sequence ATGCATTCCCACAATTACCTTCCTAACGCTTTCTCTAACGTTTCCAATTTGAATCAGCAAGTTTTAAAAGTCAATTATGCAGTTCGTGGTCCTTTAACAGTTCTTGCCgagaaaatccaaaatgaCTTGCTGGAAAATCGTGATGCTTATCCCTTTCAAGATATAATATATGCAAATATTGGTAATCCACATCAGTTTGGACAACTTCCCATTACCTTTCTTCGTCAGGTTTTGTCGATTTGCCAGTATCCAGCTTTGTTAAATCATACCCATGAACCTTGgttcaaaaatatttatcCAAGTGACGTCGTTGAGAGAGCTGGTTTGTTGTTGAAAGATACTGGCGGTGTTGGCGCTTACAGCGATTCCCAAGGAATCCCGATCGTTCGCAAGCACGTAGCAGAATATATTCAAGAGCGTGACAATTATGCTTGCCACCCAGACGACATCTACTTGACGAGCGGTGCGACTCAAGGAGCCAAACTAATCATGACCTTACTCATTTCAGGACCGTCTGAAGGAGCCATGCTCCCCAGTCCCCAGTACCCTCTTTATGGAGCCCTGATGGATCTTCTTCGTGGAAAATGTGTGTCGTACTACCTGTCTGAAAAGGACGATTGGAATGTAGACATTGAGCAGTTCAAGCATGCATACGAAGAGGAGTCCAAGAAGGGAACGAACATTCGCCTATGCGTATTTATTAATCCTGGAAACCCTACAGGGACCTGCATTTCAGAAGAATGTATCGAAGACGTGCTCcgatttgcaaaaaaaaagggcCTCGTCATTATCTCCGACGAAGTCTACCAAAACAACGTGTTTAGGAAGAAGTTTACTTCGTTTCGTAAAGTGTTATGTGATCTCGAAACACGAGAGCCAAACTCGGATTGGGGCAGGGTTTCTCTCGTCTGCATAAACTCTGTTAGTAAAGGGCAGTTCGGTGAGTGTGGGCAACGAGGGGGCTACATCGATATCATAAATGTTCCTTCCTTTGTCAAAGAACAAATTTTAAAACTAGCAACTATCGATATATGTGCGCCGGTGACGGGTCAACTCCTTGTCGATTTGCTTGTACGACCTCCGAAAGTAGGTGAACCCAGTTATGAGTTGTATTCTCAGGAAATCAAGAAGATTCACAAGGACATGGAGAAGCAATGCGAATTTCTCTATGAAGCTACCAAGCGCATGAAATATGTCACTTGCCAAGAGCCTCACGGTGCCATGTATCTGCATCCTAATATTATTTTACCAGAAAAATTTGTTCGAGAAGCAAATGAGAATAACGTTCAGCCTGACGAGCTATattgtttatatattttgCAACGTACTGGTATATGCTTAGTTCCAGGAACTGGACTTggccaaaaagaaaacgattACCACGTTCGAATAACCTTTTTGGCAAAGGGATCTGAGTATGTTGAGCGCTTAATTGAAGCCCATAATGCAGTCATGGACGAATACGAAGATTAA